A genome region from Amblyraja radiata isolate CabotCenter1 chromosome 32, sAmbRad1.1.pri, whole genome shotgun sequence includes the following:
- the gtf3c4 gene encoding general transcription factor 3C polypeptide 4 isoform X2, which translates to MASGSAATGKRKNSGNLAVLTSKREPSVKLQYPVSGPEPLGWSEDNRLSITTGKNIYVLEQICDIHNNGLDMVIQRTSVPAPSQSCSLKVGSQAEVNECKKKFLNKRDPTLSHSLMMDRIFNPEGGALSPLRGFKFTSWSPLGCDINGRCLLASLTLDNRLSIQVNVNRLQWTPALDITEVYGEMLYENKYGHLDADLDEELKNFSEFQRRHYMQTPVRMEWSSICNTQRVKANNECEDVGTVLLAVLLENGDVVIWQFLIPFHGKDSIIACSTIESGINDPSVLSWWEYEHGSRKMSGLIVGSSKGPVKILPVNLKSVKGYFTLRQPVVLWQEMDQLPVHNIKCISLSHPYQKCSCSLVVAARGTYVFWCLLLISKAGLNVHNSHVTGLHTLPIVSLTANKQTGSFYTCSVDGTIQKLTPVFTDVAVKFDHVLIKLPESIGSVRLHGICLSPNDAYMALVTAEGINNGLHPASRTYQVQFITLKTPEEAASKLLESSIHNLFKQVDLLDLVRWRILTDKCIPPDLDEALDHKLQTNPLSYLWRLKLFFLKILFQTLQKNPAETLWRPNHQESKVLLCDNSVLLNEKSRRPDEAETSAKEGQSSRVLGCQAEDSPVDPKVDKSEEQIRERISRKLNEIQSRIEDVELHLTREHMKRVLGEVYLHTWITENTSIPTRGICDFLTSDTSYDDRTAKVLISHNLKKLTKQTFPEHCSLCKEVLPFTDRRKAVCPNGHIWHRS; encoded by the exons ATGGCGTCTGGGTCCGCGGCCACCGGGAAGAGAAAGAACAGCGGCAACCTGGCCGTGCTGACGAGCAAGCGGGAGCCCAGCGTCAAGCTGCAGTACCCGGTGAGCGGCCCCGAGCCGCTCGGTTGGTCCGAGGACAATCGGCTGTCCATCACCACCGGTAAAAACATCTACGTGCTGGAGCAGATCTGCGACATTCACAACAACGGGCTGGACATGGTGATCCAGCGGACCTCGGTGCCGGCGCCCAGCCAGAGCTGCTCGCTTAAG gTTGGCTCTCAAGCAGAAGTAAATGAATGCAAGAAGAAGTTCTTGAATAAAAGAGATCCAACACTAAGTCACTCACTAATGATGGACAGGATCTTTAATCCTGAAGGTGGTGCATTGTCACCCTTACGAGGATTTAAATTCACCAGTTGGTCCCCCTTGGGTTGTGATATAAATGGAAGGTGCTTATTGGCATCTTTGACACTGGATAATAGATTGTCCATCCAGGTGAATGTAAATAGGCTGCAGTGGACACCAGCTTTAGATATTACAGAAGTGTACGGTGAAATGTTATACGAGAACAAATATGGACATTTGGATGCAGACTTGGATGAGGAGCTGAAGAATTTCTCGGAATTCCAAAGGAGACACTATATGCAAACTCCTGTCAGAATGGAATGGTCCAGTATTTGCAATACCCAACGTGTAAAAGCCAACAACGAGTGTGAAGATGTGGGTACAGTTCTGTTGGCTGTCCTACTTGAAAATGGTGATGTTGTCATATGGCAGTTTTTGATCCCATTTCATGGCAAAGATTCAATCATTGCATGCAGTACGATTGAATCAGGCATTAATGACCCAAGTGTTCTGTCTTGGTGGGAATATGAGCACGGGAGTCGCAAAATGAGTGGCTTGATTGTTGGTAGCTCCAAAGGACCTGTTAAGATTCTGCCAGTCAACTTGAAATCAGTGAAAGGATACTTTACTCTCAGGCAGCCAGTGGTTCTTTGGCAAGAGATGGATCAGTTACCCGTGCATAATATTAAATGCATATCTCTCTCCCACCCATATCAGAAATGTAGCTGCAGTTTGGTTGTTGCAGCCAGAGGAACGTATGTTTTCTGGTGTCTGTTGTTAATATCCAAAGCAGGACTCAATGTTCACAATTCTCATGTAACTGGCCTCCACACACTTCCCATTGTATCTCTGACTGCGAACAAACAAACCGGGAGTTTCTACACCTGCTCTGTCGATGGAACCATCCAAAAGTTGACTCCAGTCTTCACAGATGTAGCAGTGAAGTTTGACCATGTTTTAATCAAGTTACCAGAGTCAATTGGCTCCGTGAGACTTCATGGAATCTGTCTGAGCCCCAATGATGCTTACATGGCACTTGTGACAGCGGAAGGTATAAATAATGGCCTCCATCCAGCTAGCCGCACGTACCAGGTGCAGTTTATTACATTAAAAACTCCAGAAGAAGCAGCATCTAAGCTTTTGGAATCGTCCATCCACAACCTATTCAAACAGGTGGACTTGCTTGATCTTGTACGCTGGCGAATATTGACAGATAAGTGTATTCCCCCAGACCTTGATGAAGCTTTAGACCATAAGCTCCAGACAAATCCATTAAGCTACCTATGGCGGCTAAAACTTTTCTTTTTAAAGATCTTATTTCAGACATTACAGAAGAATCCCGCTGAAACACTTTGGAGGCCAAATCATCAGGAATCAAAGGTTCTGCTGTGTGATAATTCTGTATTGTTAAATGAAAAAAGTCGACGGCCTGACGAAGCAGAGACAAGTGCAAAGGAAGGTCAATCAAGTCGAGTGCTTGGGTGTCAAGCGGAAGACTCGCCTGTGGACCCAAAAGTAGACAAATCTGAAGAACAAATTCGGGAGAGGATTTCAAGGAAATTGAATGAGATTCAGAGTAGGATTGAAGATGTGGAGCTCCACTTGACTCGTGAACACATGAAAAGAGTCCTTGGCGAAGTGTACCTCCACACCTGGATAACTGAGAACACCAGTATCCCAACCAGGGGCATTTGTGACTTTTTAACTTCTGATACCAGCTACGATGATAGGACAGCTAAG GTTTTGATTTCGCATAATTTGAAGAAATTGACCAAACAGACGTTTCCTGAGCACTGCTCTCTCTGTAAAGAGGTTCTGCCGTTTACAGATCGCCGCAAGGCAGTCTGCCCCAATGGACACATTTGGCACAG
- the gtf3c4 gene encoding general transcription factor 3C polypeptide 4 isoform X1, whose amino-acid sequence MASGSAATGKRKNSGNLAVLTSKREPSVKLQYPVSGPEPLGWSEDNRLSITTGKNIYVLEQICDIHNNGLDMVIQRTSVPAPSQSCSLKVGSQAEVNECKKKFLNKRDPTLSHSLMMDRIFNPEGGALSPLRGFKFTSWSPLGCDINGRCLLASLTLDNRLSIQVNVNRLQWTPALDITEVYGEMLYENKYGHLDADLDEELKNFSEFQRRHYMQTPVRMEWSSICNTQRVKANNECEDVGTVLLAVLLENGDVVIWQFLIPFHGKDSIIACSTIESGINDPSVLSWWEYEHGSRKMSGLIVGSSKGPVKILPVNLKSVKGYFTLRQPVVLWQEMDQLPVHNIKCISLSHPYQKCSCSLVVAARGTYVFWCLLLISKAGLNVHNSHVTGLHTLPIVSLTANKQTGSFYTCSVDGTIQKLTPVFTDVAVKFDHVLIKLPESIGSVRLHGICLSPNDAYMALVTAEGINNGLHPASRTYQVQFITLKTPEEAASKLLESSIHNLFKQVDLLDLVRWRILTDKCIPPDLDEALDHKLQTNPLSYLWRLKLFFLKILFQTLQKNPAETLWRPNHQESKVLLCDNSVLLNEKSRRPDEAETSAKEGQSSRVLGCQAEDSPVDPKVDKSEEQIRERISRKLNEIQSRIEDVELHLTREHMKRVLGEVYLHTWITENTSIPTRGICDFLTSDTSYDDRTAKVLISHNLKKLTKQTFPEHCSLCKEVLPFTDRRKAVCPNGHIWHRCILTYHACQSLTYRRCLLHDSIARQQLPSDPDWIKRLLQNPCTYCDSPLF is encoded by the exons ATGGCGTCTGGGTCCGCGGCCACCGGGAAGAGAAAGAACAGCGGCAACCTGGCCGTGCTGACGAGCAAGCGGGAGCCCAGCGTCAAGCTGCAGTACCCGGTGAGCGGCCCCGAGCCGCTCGGTTGGTCCGAGGACAATCGGCTGTCCATCACCACCGGTAAAAACATCTACGTGCTGGAGCAGATCTGCGACATTCACAACAACGGGCTGGACATGGTGATCCAGCGGACCTCGGTGCCGGCGCCCAGCCAGAGCTGCTCGCTTAAG gTTGGCTCTCAAGCAGAAGTAAATGAATGCAAGAAGAAGTTCTTGAATAAAAGAGATCCAACACTAAGTCACTCACTAATGATGGACAGGATCTTTAATCCTGAAGGTGGTGCATTGTCACCCTTACGAGGATTTAAATTCACCAGTTGGTCCCCCTTGGGTTGTGATATAAATGGAAGGTGCTTATTGGCATCTTTGACACTGGATAATAGATTGTCCATCCAGGTGAATGTAAATAGGCTGCAGTGGACACCAGCTTTAGATATTACAGAAGTGTACGGTGAAATGTTATACGAGAACAAATATGGACATTTGGATGCAGACTTGGATGAGGAGCTGAAGAATTTCTCGGAATTCCAAAGGAGACACTATATGCAAACTCCTGTCAGAATGGAATGGTCCAGTATTTGCAATACCCAACGTGTAAAAGCCAACAACGAGTGTGAAGATGTGGGTACAGTTCTGTTGGCTGTCCTACTTGAAAATGGTGATGTTGTCATATGGCAGTTTTTGATCCCATTTCATGGCAAAGATTCAATCATTGCATGCAGTACGATTGAATCAGGCATTAATGACCCAAGTGTTCTGTCTTGGTGGGAATATGAGCACGGGAGTCGCAAAATGAGTGGCTTGATTGTTGGTAGCTCCAAAGGACCTGTTAAGATTCTGCCAGTCAACTTGAAATCAGTGAAAGGATACTTTACTCTCAGGCAGCCAGTGGTTCTTTGGCAAGAGATGGATCAGTTACCCGTGCATAATATTAAATGCATATCTCTCTCCCACCCATATCAGAAATGTAGCTGCAGTTTGGTTGTTGCAGCCAGAGGAACGTATGTTTTCTGGTGTCTGTTGTTAATATCCAAAGCAGGACTCAATGTTCACAATTCTCATGTAACTGGCCTCCACACACTTCCCATTGTATCTCTGACTGCGAACAAACAAACCGGGAGTTTCTACACCTGCTCTGTCGATGGAACCATCCAAAAGTTGACTCCAGTCTTCACAGATGTAGCAGTGAAGTTTGACCATGTTTTAATCAAGTTACCAGAGTCAATTGGCTCCGTGAGACTTCATGGAATCTGTCTGAGCCCCAATGATGCTTACATGGCACTTGTGACAGCGGAAGGTATAAATAATGGCCTCCATCCAGCTAGCCGCACGTACCAGGTGCAGTTTATTACATTAAAAACTCCAGAAGAAGCAGCATCTAAGCTTTTGGAATCGTCCATCCACAACCTATTCAAACAGGTGGACTTGCTTGATCTTGTACGCTGGCGAATATTGACAGATAAGTGTATTCCCCCAGACCTTGATGAAGCTTTAGACCATAAGCTCCAGACAAATCCATTAAGCTACCTATGGCGGCTAAAACTTTTCTTTTTAAAGATCTTATTTCAGACATTACAGAAGAATCCCGCTGAAACACTTTGGAGGCCAAATCATCAGGAATCAAAGGTTCTGCTGTGTGATAATTCTGTATTGTTAAATGAAAAAAGTCGACGGCCTGACGAAGCAGAGACAAGTGCAAAGGAAGGTCAATCAAGTCGAGTGCTTGGGTGTCAAGCGGAAGACTCGCCTGTGGACCCAAAAGTAGACAAATCTGAAGAACAAATTCGGGAGAGGATTTCAAGGAAATTGAATGAGATTCAGAGTAGGATTGAAGATGTGGAGCTCCACTTGACTCGTGAACACATGAAAAGAGTCCTTGGCGAAGTGTACCTCCACACCTGGATAACTGAGAACACCAGTATCCCAACCAGGGGCATTTGTGACTTTTTAACTTCTGATACCAGCTACGATGATAGGACAGCTAAG GTTTTGATTTCGCATAATTTGAAGAAATTGACCAAACAGACGTTTCCTGAGCACTGCTCTCTCTGTAAAGAGGTTCTGCCGTTTACAGATCGCCGCAAGGCAGTCTGCCCCAATGGACACATTTGGCACAG ATGTATATTGACGTACCACGCGTGTCAGAGTCTGACGTATCGCAGATGTTTGCTACATGACAGCATTGCTCGACAGCAGTTGCCTTCAG